From Alloacidobacterium dinghuense:
GTCAAAGAGCCGTCCAGCCTCGCCCTCCGTGTCGTCCCGGCGATAACTGATGAAGATGGCATGCGCCACAGGTCCCCTCCCTTTATTCCGCCGCACCAGAATAGGGGCTGGTCGATGTGAGAGCAAGGACGATATGCTCCCGTGTATCGTTATCACCAACCGCGCGTCACAGCTTCGCTGGAGATCAAGCAATGACCGAATGGAATGCAGCCGGGTACGCCCGAATCTCCATGTTGCAGGCCACAATGGCTGAAGAAGTCCTCGCGCTGCTCAATCTCAGAGGTGACGAGCACATCCTCGACGTCGGTTGCGGCAACGGCAAGACCACCACCGAAATCGCCGTGCGCGTTCCTCAAGGCAAAGTCGTCGGCGTCGACGCCTCCGCTGCTATGGTCGCCTTCGCAACTTCAAACAACCAGCATGCGAATCTCGAATTCACCGTAGCCGACGCGCGTCACCTGCCCTTCACGCAGGAATTCGATCTCGTCGTCTCCTTTAACGCGCTGCACTGGATCCCGGAGCAGGCCCTCGCGCTCCAATCCATCCACTCCTCCCTCAAACCCGGCGGTCGCGCCCAACTCCGCCTCGTCCCAAAAGGCGAAC
This genomic window contains:
- a CDS encoding class I SAM-dependent methyltransferase, which codes for MTEWNAAGYARISMLQATMAEEVLALLNLRGDEHILDVGCGNGKTTTEIAVRVPQGKVVGVDASAAMVAFATSNNQHANLEFTVADARHLPFTQEFDLVVSFNALHWIPEQALALQSIHSSLKPGGRAQLRLVPKGERKSLENVIEETRLSPQWSDYFNSFHDPYLHLTPEEYAGLAEQQGFRVLSKHTAAKAWDFQSRAAFEAFGSVTFIEWTQHLPEPQRPNFVKDVLDRYRPVACDSAGEEYFFRFYQMDIMLSAK